CTATCCAAGGATCTAGATATTGAGTATCAATCGGTGCATAACTCAGCCTGTCAAGGCCTCCTTAGCCTTACTAGCCAATTCTGGTTTGGATCCAACTTTCCGGAGCAAGTTCAAGATCATAGTTTTGTTTATAAATATGGCTGGCTCACTCATAGGTCATAATAGCAAATCTGAGCAAGTAGGGCTGAATCAATGCAAGAAGTATAAGATATTGTCATTTTTACGTTGTTCATGCTTTCAGTTTCCATATTTAGCGTAAGCTGCTGAAAAAATGGGCGCAGCCTAAGCTTTCCTTCCATAATTGCGCCAAAAAGTGCCTTATTTTGCATAAAAGTCagcaaattgtaaaaaaaaaaaaatagccgTCACATGTTGCGTTTGGGATTGTATTACTCACTTATAGGCAATTTGTTTTCGCCATAAAAGttaaaacaagaacaagataCAAAATATGGACCTCTTGAAGGTGATGGTGAACCCCAATTTTGAGAACCCATTATCTATCGTCGACACAAAAACGGCTGAAGTTGAAGGCATTGAAACCAATTGCCAATTGCCAAACACGTTTCATTTTTCGTTATAGTTTTAAAGACTATGCCTTAATGCTTTTTCAAgagatggaaaaaatgaataacctTCTGTTGCAATACTTAGAAAAGTACAATCAACTTTCTCACTCTATCTAGAAGCAGCGATTAATCAAGAAGTCTAATGTATTTTTTACCATAGTAAGTAAAGTCATTTATTgatctgtttttcttttttgtgtgtatTTACAACATACCCATCTAGTGATACGACTAAATGCAATTATTTCACATCGTGATATAGGAATATTTCATTAAGCTAAATTGCATATTTCGTTACACAAATCAGTGTTGCACAACTGTGAATGCCAAGCGTTGATTTTTGACTAATCCTGGCAGtcttcaagttcaaggttTCTCATGAGAGAACAGCATTATTTTATGTAAAACTGTATGTACAACTTAAAACTTAATTGCAAGTTCGCTTAGGGGTTCTTTGAATAAAACGTGTGTGAAAAAGGGTCCCTTGAGTGTATTGTGTGTTTAAATGTAGAATACCGGCACCAATGGTTAGGTTTGATTGGAGGTCACTCTTTTTTGATTAGAGGATCGCTCATTTCTGAAGCTATTGCATTTAGAACCAAGATTCGAGTTTCATGTATGCTGCATTGATCATTTCTGGAGTTTGTACAGGTGTTTAACTTTTTAGAGCCTGTCTTCCATTGCCAAGCTTGGTTCTTAGGCCATAGCAATCTGGATAGGTAGAGATGTGGTTTGGCCGCCAGATGATCCAGTTGTGGTAAGGATCAAATTGGGAGCAATCGTTGTGAGCGAGGGTCGCTCTTTCATGATACGTTTCCCATGACGATATTCATGCTTGACCAAATGGTCGGATCGGACGAATCGATGACCGCAAATGGCACAAGCGAATTTCTTTTCACCGGAATGGGCTCGACGATGTCGGGAGAGCTCGTCAGAGCGGGCAAATCTCTTATCACAGCCTTCTACAGGACAACTGTAGGGGCGTTCACCTGTGAAGAAAGATGAATTCATGAATAATCGGTCACCTTGTTCTTCTGAGGTTAATAATAAACTCTCGCCAAAGAATGAAGCAATCTTATGAAGCTTGACTAATGCTACTCTTACCAGTATGATTTCGATAATGAGCCTTGAGATGAGACGATTTCAGATAGGTCTTGTCGCAATCGGGGAAATCGCAAACGAAGGAGCGTTCACGGGTatctttctcatttttcctCGGCTTGATCATTTTGTAGAATTTGGGCAAGTTCTGAGCGGTCACACTTAGAGTTGAGGTTGATTTGGCGCCATTACTGTGAGTGGCTGGCGCCAAAACGATCATAGCTGGAACCATTTGGACGTTATCCAAACAGAACGTCATTGAGTTCGAATTGGGACTTGGGGACCGGTCCCGCGATTCAGACGGCGAAGAAGAGCGAGGCGAACTTACAAGTGGAGTCATCATAGTTGCAACAGTGGCTCTGACTGGCCTATCATTGGCCACAGCTTTGGGTGGGGCTATCACAGATCCGTTGAGGAGAACGGACGGACAATTGGGCCCACATGTTGTGGCAGTGTTGGGAGAAGGACACGCCTTTGTCATCTTGGATAACACGGCTTGAGTCACATCCTTGGGAGCAAGACCCTTCTCCGAATTCGTCGGGGCTTGTCCGGCCTCCAAGATCACAGATCTCTGTTTGAGCAGCGGGTCCAAAGCCAGATTCTGTTCCCCCGCGGCAGTGAAGTAGTCCAGTTCCACAGAGGAGCTGGGGGATGGGGGAAGGAGAATCGTTCTTGGAGTGTCCTTGGTTAAACAGAGAGGTTCCATCTGCATGGGTTCGGGGATGGCATGGCGAGCAAAGGCGCCACTGGCGACGAACAAACCCTCACGGTCCGTGTTCTTAGTGACCACAAAGATCTCTTGTTTGCGTAAGTATCCAGACTCTTGTGGAAAGTCTTGAGCCATGGGGGCATCGTAGACCACATCCCCTCCCGAGGAGGCTTGTGATCGAAAATTTCCCTCAGAATCAGATTTAGCTGATTCGTCGCCCTCACTGGAGGGTGAATCCGGAGGTGTGTCCATCACGTTCGAAGGTTCGTCCACGCTATCCTTTTTCATGGTCTCCAATGCAATGATCAATTTCTGAAgaggggaagaaaaaaaataagtatCAAGATAACGCTTCCAGAAAAGAGTGAAGAACAACAACTTGTTTGTGCAAAGACCATTAATGAAAGGGGAAAAATACTTCTGGATGCCAAAGTCAAGGCTATCTTCAGGGGTTACGTCACCCATCAAGTTGCCAAAGGCAATAATTATACTCAAGGTCAATGTACCTTATGGCCAAAGTCACTCTCGTAGTCCTCGGAATCATCACATACCGATGAAGGGGGCGTGAGAGCCCAAGATCCTTCATGGCTTTGTTCCGTCAATCGGGTCGATGACGCTGAGATGTTCGCTTCCCAGCGCCGCTTCAGACATTTGATCGACATGTCGAAAACACAATCTGAAATGAGGATACTTTTATGTACTCATTTGTGTAGGAGACCTTGATGGCCCAGAAATGTGTATGCGGAAGATACAATATACGTATATAGTGACCGTTTCAATTGTAAACAAGCGAACCTTTGTAGATAGGCGGTTAGCAATCCATAAAGTGTTTGTCACTTGTTCGGCCTTTCATTGCAATTGAGGTGTGCCGTTAACAAATGCTTACTTTCAACTGAACTATCTTAACTGAATGTCGGAAATACTTATAGAGTTGCACAAACAGTCATCACGCTGAGCCAACGTGATCTACCGCCCTACATAGAAGTTGTTCAGTTCACTGATTGCAATCATGGGAGAGCTTCTACGTAAACGGCAACAACTACCCCACCAACCGCTTCGTGTTGTCAACTGAGACTCGATTTTCCTGCCCTCACTCCTCGATCTTCGTAAGGTCCAAATGTCCATTGcactttgatcttgaatgagTTAGACTAACTTTGTATTCCATTCATTTGAAGCGTGCTCTATGTTCCTAATTGTGTAAGGGTGGAGGATGCATTTTCATGCCTCATGTTGCGCACATGAAGGTCAAAGGTTGCGAAAATTCTGACGAAATCTAGGATTCACACTGCGAGCGTAAAGAGATCGGATGGGCTCGTGTACCTGACTGGGTAGCTATTGGCCATGCATGTCTAGAATGATATTTCCTCCACGCGTTATGTATAACACCGCGTTCAATGCAGACACAAAAATAGTCGTACTTTGGAGCTTAAAATCACCTCCTTCACTTTCTTGAGCCTGGTTACATGCACTCAATATTTTATTCGATATCGcttcactcactcattcaccaTTCACCATTCACTCAACATGGACCTTGCTCAGGAACTTGTTGGCCAGGCAACTTGTCATAATCTGAACTTGGACTGAGGATGGGTGGGTAAACCAAATTGTTTCCAAGGGTGGATTGACAGTATGGTGAATTCTGGTTCGAACCAGTTCAACTCACCCTGCTCAAATGTTGATGTCCGACTCACTTTCCTTCTCGCTTCAAATCAATGGTTATAGGTCAAAAATTGGGGAAAAATCTTCAATAATCTTCTTTCACCGTTATCGAGTCAAAGGATCGTGCCTCACTGGCCATTGAGTATGCAATGTGTACGTACTCAAAGCAAGTATCTCGAGTCCAGTCCAACGGAGAGAGATCTGATGCAAAAAACGCTTGAAAATAACGAACGATCACGCCGACACCGAGTGATACTCAGACTTCCAACCAGATCGGGGTCCGCGGGAATCCACAAATACGACGACTGCATGCAACACTGTCTCCAGTAGAGACACAGAATTCAAGTTACGAGTGGACGCATTAGATTAGGATGCGTCCTCTCCTAAAAAATGTGAGACCGTCCAGAAACAGTATCATGAGCTATACTGGCTATACTTTTGGATCACTTAAGTAAGTCGTCAGCATTTATTATACATTTTCCTCACACGACGAAGAAGTTCAACTAGTCCGACTAATTAGAACTTGCAGAGGGTATTATGTGCAGAGTGAACTCTAGCAATGAAAGCTGGATATCCATTTTTTCTGCGCAACCCGATGCTGATGGAGTACGATGGGTACTCACTCGGCTCTCTTGACGGTCGAGATTGACGTAGTAATTCACTGCCTTCAGACAGTATTGTATCCTAGTACTACATGTATGCACCCGCTTGAGTGCACTGCGGAGATGTTCTAGGTCGCTCGCCGAGGACAAGGACGCGATCACGAGTTGATAACGTGCTTTGTAAAAAAACGATCCCCTTCATTGTTCTGACTTCTGTGTACTGTTCAGCCCTCGAATGCGTTTACCAGTCCCTCGAAATGGCGTGGTCCGTACTTCATGGATTGGTCCTTCCTTTGACGTCACGCGCCTTTATCGTGATTTTGTGCTATAGTTAGATAATTGAAGCGACATgattgaaaccaatttttggcccaaaactgGTCTTTTTGGCATTGTCCGCTTTTATTTGACGAATTTTCCTGCTTTGCTCGCAAGCTTTGGGTCTCTTCTCATCAAACTTCAACGAGCGCGAGTGTCTCGGAGACGGTTTAATATTGTGGTCGTCGAAGATGATGCTGGGGAAGCTTTGTTATTGCTCCGATAAGGAAGACAAGGATTGCTTATTGCAAGCCAATGGATGTCCGTGCTAACAAGGGTGATCATTGGGTAATAACTTTCTTAACATTCTGGCATTAGTTTACTCTCTTGGAACCCTTAGAGTGACATTGATGAAGGCGGCATTATCAAGGTCACATTATTTTGAGCAGGGACCAGGGGAGTTTCAAACACTTCTTTAATTAAAAACTCATTCCTAGATGATGGCAAAATCGTAACTTTAGTTTGATAGTGGAATTCAAGCCCTTTGAGGGGCAATTTAAGAAAAGCAGGTTTATATTCCAATTTTGACACCCTATAATGGCAGTAAAACTGGCttcaatcgattttttttgttatttgagACAACAGAGCCAATCTTGGGCCCTATGAGACCCAAAATAGTTTTCATGAACGAAACTTTTTTATGATATCAAAATTAGTGGTTGCTTTATtaacaacatatttttgtcCTTTTGATTTGGTCAACTCGCCCATATACCATTTCAAGTGCAATTGTTAATGGCCTACCATTCCAAAAAGCAACAGTTCTTTCTTAGTTGTCCAAAACGGACATATGTCATAACAGATTGCAATTACACAAATGTCTTTTCGACCCCAGGATATTAGGAGGAACAAGTTGTGAAATTGCATGTGGAATATTGTACATCGTATCACTAATTTGATGGCGTCAAATAGATACATCTTCGAAATCACAAATAGAGAGACTTAAAAGAATTACAAGCAAACAATCTTTAACCATTGATTGTCATTGATTTGCACAAAAGTCAACAAAGTCGAAGATATCAGGGGAAATATAGAGTATCTCGTTTTTAAAGTAACTGTCTAAAAGTCACGATAGAAAGTCTGATCTTTCGAGGATTTTGGATCCGGATCGAATGAGTGTTGAATACATGAACTTAGACTCTAGATTATCTATGTAGGTCAAATTAACACTCTTGGCAATCTATTAAAAGCATTGTTTACTATTCCTCAATATAGATGATAAACGAAGTTTGTCAGAAACGATACAATTTGAAGTACGGTTTGAAGCACATAGAACCCGTTTTGCAGGGATTATCGTGCTTAAATTCTGGTAGATTTTTAATGGAAATATGTGAACGATACACTATTGGGAAACAATGCCTGTGTTTCCCCTTTTTTCATCACATTCCAAAACGACAAAAACGGTTTTAAAAATTATCAGGTGTTGTCAAAGCAGGATAATATCTCATTTAGTTTTAGATGTGGGCTCTCAATGAACCATCGTCAATGATTGTTGTTGGAAACTTGGTCTGCAATTAATTAGAACGTTTGTACGGCATTGTGTACGAAAACATCCAACCTATGCACTGAAAAGTTTTAGCGGTTTATTTTAATGTTTCCTTTCCCACCATGAACTTCAAAGTACAAATAGAATAAGCCAACACACTTGTGCTTTGTCGGTTTGTACCTTTCAATGCTCATCGAAGCATAGCTAATAATTCGCACGAAGAATACCTATTTAACCACATACTAATGTATCAACTGCAGATgatcaagtattttttttttgtacccgTCAGATTGAGATAAGGTTATTAAAAAAGCAGTAGATCTTGCAATTCAAATAGAAACTTTGATCTGGTAGTAACAAGATTTATTGccagcatttcaagacaagCCCTCGTACTTTTCTCCGGCACAATTTGCCTCTGCCAAGTATGAAACTAACGCATTGTCACGTTCGTAAGGCATGATACCTACAATTGAACATACTACGACACTTTTCTTTGATACTGGCTTCCCTAAAGCTCGTAGAAGAACTGAGTCAATGAAAAACTCACAACGTAACTTCTAGATCAGTCTTCCTTCACTCTGGTCTCGTTGGGCTCCAGATCATTTCACTTGACCgcgttccatgttccaatgaaatgaaaatatttttcaatctttagaGACAATGATAGGAACAGACTAATTGGAAAAGTCGAGCTCTCAAGGATGAAGGTGACTTTTGTGACATTCTTAATTTGGTCACATGCCGGCAATAATGCGCTCCAAACAGTGAAGTTCACTCAACCTCGAAGAACACTACCCTAGCATACCTGCAAaactttggttgaaaatggcagggagcaaaatcaagataactTTGCGAATTTTCTTAGAATTTAGAATTTGATAACgtgtgaagaaaaaagcccCCTAGAATTCGTCACTTGTAGTCGTCTTACCTGCAATATATTCGGTAAAAGGAACCAGAACAGACCCCAAGGGGTCGGGGGACACGTGGGTAGGCTCAGATATGAGAGCTTGTTCCACCATCCAAAGAGTCAATGGTTTGAACTGGTTTGCGATGAGAAAAAAGTAATATCCTGTTGTAAATCACGGATAACACTTCATGAAGGGACAATCGTGGAACAAACAATGGAACGTACTGTGACGACAAACTGCTAGACTGATTTCATGTTTGGTTTGCTCAAAACCTCTTTGTGAGAGCAGGCCTGATTCCCTGGCTTAGTTAGTTAGTATATCCAGTTTTTTAATAATCTTGCACAAATGGATGCCAATAATTCTGGAGCTGTCAAGTGCAATTTCACTTTGCCTGGGGCTAAaataaatgtttgctttttgattttcaatgacacgaagctttcaatcaaaattagtATACGAAATCAAGACCATAATGGTTAATGTGCAATTGTATAGGAATTTATGATAAATAGGAGCAACATTGTAAATGAAAAGTAAGACAAAACATCAACCACAGTGAGGTGAGCAGAGGAGATGTAAGATTATGATTTACCGGTAAATGCTTGTGACTTGTGAAATGTCATAAAACTGAGGATACTCATGATTTACAAGAAAACGAGACTATTATCTACTGTTAAATGAAATTAATTGTGTGTTCAGGGACTTATTGCCGCATTTAGCTTCCCAAGTGGAATTGTGACgtttaaatcatattttacGAACGTACAGCGCAATTTCAATATCCTATCACTATCTTGGTTGAATAACCTACGACAATATGCAAGAGTATGTTGGGGTTTGCAAATAGACCTGTTTTAGTGCAACTTGGGCAGGTGCTCTGATGATAAATAGGAGCAATGATATATTTGAGAACAATTATGCTTTGTTAATTTCATTAAgctatttttcatcaaaaccgTATGGCTTTTGGTACGgcaataaaaaacaaattcaaatgattatCATTTTTGGTGCAATTCACTTGAGCAAAAACGAATTGGTTTCTTTCGCCAATCGAAATTGACTAATCCAGATCCAGAGTCATCCTCGTCCTAATCAGTCTGGTACCAAAATGGACCAGAACTCTGTAGCGCGTGGTAAATCCAAACCGGTCCCCGACTCCAGGAGATCGCAAAGCCCTGCCTGGCAGCAAGATTGCAGAGCCGCGTGAGCTGCGTGGCTATGGCATATTTTTACCCCACGATCTGACCCAAGACGTGATCATTGTATTGGAGCCCGGTTGGTACAGAAACCCAACCAATCGACCAGCGTGGAATCACAggcctccacctcctccaaaGAGACTAGTTAACCAGCCTCTGACATCACACACCTCTTCCAAGTAACCCACTGCCCAACTACTACGTTGTTAGCCATGAGCGCAGTCCCAGAACAATGAGTAACTCCGATGCTTGTGCGCGACACTAATACAGTACATGCTAAAATGTTTGGGCTGgttgacaatcaaattggacCCTGCTTTCTGTTGATCATGCTTCGTTGCTGTGATTCCGAAGCAAGTTTATACATAAACGAGTGACGTCCTGTCCTGTCTCCAGATGGGTCTCAGTACAGTACATTGAAACGTTGTCTTGATTTTCTGTCTGTACTCCTTACTCTCATCTCGGTATTGCCGGATGAGGGCCTAACGAAATGAGCGAGTCTAGATTTTCGAAAAACGAAAACCTCAATTAGACAATTGCGTAACAGCTATTCTCTCGATGTCGATGATTTCGCACAAGGTCGTTTGAGTCTTTCATATCCAGAGTAGATATTGAACACACGTGTGAGTGTCCTTGAACAACTACTCTGTGATAACTTCAAATAACTCACCATTTCGAAAAGAAATTTAATATTGTTATCCACTGGTtcgttttttctttgatttttgacaacactcattagcaaaaaatattgaccctGAAATGCATAATGGGTTACGCTAAATCAATCTGTAAAAAATGATAACTGAGATTATTCTCGAGGGGATGAATGCCCTCCTCATTTCTAATCAACGTTTTTTGTTAACTTACGGGTGCTATTTGAACCATCTTTCCCATATGTATGTGTGATACTTTGCAAGCTCTAAATCCAAAACATACCTTATTgtacaaaaagtcaaaacgCCAATCGCATTTCCAAGCAATGTGCTACTGAGAGGGTGACTTAAGTGGTTGGAAAACTCGACACTATGGGTTACTTTGCTTGGTCCATTTTGTTACCAAATAATGACAAAGACTTGAAGGCGCCATATCGAAGAGCATTTTGACGCAACATGTGAGCACTCTTCTTTTGGATGGttgatcaagaaaaataaGTCGTTATTCAAATTACTCGAATATGACAGGATAATGTGACTCAATGGACCAAAAGTAACGACAAGGTGCCAAGCCAGCATACCATGCTTAGACAAAATTTGTTAATTAGTCTAAATTGCCGCATTGTTTGAATGTAcaggattttgatttttagcCATGATAGTTTTACGTGGTCAAATCTATACGAAAAATGACAGCCTTAAAAAAATTATAACATAATTCTTCTGATTGATTAAAATTCGGTTCCACAGCGCTGGATTACAAGGTGGCGACAGGAGCACTAGGAGTTCTGTAGCCCTGAAAACAAACATCGGAAGCGTAGGAACTGAATAATAATACACCCTTAACTCAtaaaaattttgcttttccattGAGAATCACAATTGcacctctttgaatttgggcaGATGTTAGGTAGCGTTTGGGCCAGGAGGCCagcaaggcggatgtacggtacagcagaatTTGCATTCAAAAGCTTGACTCGACCCTTCAGTAATTAGTACTGATGATGTTTGTCCAGATGCTTTTCCTCCACAGAATGTAAGAAAGCAGAAATTCAGGATCTGCAACGGAATTGCTGACTGCTTTTCCGTTCCTTGACATTCCTTATAAAATgttaaacaaaagaaaaagttttaaaagaGACGAGACCAACTTTCTCGAAGCCATCAGTAGCCGCCTCTGCTCGGGAAAAGCGTGGCATTCGTGGCAAATTTGTATAAGGTGGCGTGTTATCGAATTGTGATAAAATTCGTCCTAGTATGGAGGTTGGGTGGTTGCAGGCGAAGGTTATATTGAATGANNNNNNNNNNNNNNNNNNNNNNNNNNTTGTGATAAAATTCGTCCTAGTATGGAGGTTGGGTGGTTGCAGGCGAAGGTTATATTGAATGATATGCGCAGACTTCAGATGTGTTTTTACATATTTTAGTATCAAATTGCCACTACTAGTAATTCATTGCTGTTATCTCCGGCCACCCTGGAAATATCAAACAGAAGCGACCCTAAGGCTATACGTATATGTACGTGCAAGGACGACGTCAacactggacagagacggtagggtgggggaaacgtaacttttatccagatgaactAAATGctttttccttcacacaagttaAGCTTTAGTTAGTTCAGAAAGctttcgccaattttgaccccAGTCAAAAGCTatgaggtcctgaaactcagtacgagttgggcagaaaatgacttgcttagcaccaccttgttaagatcttaccaacgtggtgctagccatagatttctagacactggatgtcggacgaccgaccactcggctggtcgtccgacatccagcgtctagaaggtctagaaatctatgttcTAGCTCACTCAATTTGCGCcctccctggtccgagttttaaatgctcataactttggagacagacgttcgattgagatcaaaactgaccatagctttctgaggctataattgagtcaTCTCAtgtaaaaagaaatgcatttgattgattggaattggaattattcattttcccccaacgccgtcgctgtccagtggtgaagtcgtccgTGGGACGTGCAACCTCAATAAAACGTAAATGTTTGGTCTAGGTTTAACTCCTTATATTTCGACTTACCTTACTGCTGATATCTAAAAAATATGGCTTGAACTATTTATTTTTCCTTAAGGTCTAAGAGAGATTAATGAAACTATCAAATAATTGGTTTATAATTCTTTACTTGTTTTTATTCTACTAAAGGTCTATATATGGACAGGGTTATTGATCccttctttttgctctttttgcaCTTTAGGGGTGCAACTAGTTATTTCATCACATTTCCTTGAGCATAGTTTGCCTATCTCCGCTCGTTGGAAGGATTGTTGCATGAGTAACATTTATCCAAACTATCCTCTGAGGTTTCTGGATATCCATTTGGTAAAACTTTGAGAGGCACGATGCACAAACAACCCTTCAAGAATTGTCACGCCCTCCCGCAAATCCCTTTGACGAATTAGAGCCTCTGAGTTCCATTTTTAGAAACCTCTTCATTTTCACTCAACAAACAAAGGCCACACACAATTTACCAACTGAGCCTTTCAAGGGGATCGATAACTCTTAAGTGCACCATGATCAAGATTCAGGGTACCTTACTAATGTTTGCCAGCACGGGAACCTTTGTACCAAATATCGTGCGGATGGAGCCTCCGAGCTCTTTCTTACCTGTTGCGATTGTGGAGCACGAAAATTGCATgcttctcgttcttctttctttttagggCATTATTTGGGATCGAGGTCGATGAGGTCGTCTTTGGGATCACGGAATCTTTAGCGTTCCATGACGAAACAAATCACTTGAAAGCCATTGTTGTGGATGGTTGAGGTCATTGGTTCATAAGCTTGTTGAGTAGTATTGTATATTGTTTCCACCACTTCGACACAACCTTACGTGCATTATTAGAGTGTAGGTTGTAAGAAATAAAACCACACGAAAAAGACCAaagcacaaaatgaaaagtggAGAAATTGACTGGCGATAAGTAACAACGAAAAACGTTNNNNNNNNNNNNNNNNNNNNNNNNNNNNNNNNNNNNTGCATTATTAGAGTGTAGGTTGTAAGAAATAAAACCACACGAAAAAGACCAaagcacaaaatgaaaagtggAGAAATTGACTGGCGATAAGTAACAACGAAAAACGTTCACCCAATCACAACTTTACGGACAGTATCCTCTGATATGAATCCGCAATATCTACTTTCTCTTGTACTTCTTTCTGAACATCCAACAAGATGACGCTTAAAAACACATTAGCAAGGAAATATGGAATGAATAAcgtaaacatgttcaaatcaagATCATTGAACGTTTGATCTTTTGCTGCTCATGGGGTTTAGACTCGTGTTTACTAGAGTGTGGTTAATGCAAGAGTTTTGAGGTACATACTCATACCATATCAGATCGCAGATCTACTGTAAGTCTCAACCAATATCATTAGTCTCTGCTCACTATAGTACGAACTTAAAACCCCAAAGGAGAGGTTGTCCATTTTTCCATTCTGCTTGGCCCCTCAGCCCGCCTTTTCAAGAGAACCAGATAGGCACTACTACTTTGATGTTGGAGAAGGATCATAGTAAGTAGCCTTCTGGCCAAGGAACTCATGACGTGGGTAGAACAGTTTCTCAGCACCGGAAGATTCATATCAGCACACTATCTTGTGGGCGAGAAACTTTCAATCGACTACACTAGTTGAATCCCTGTGAGTGATATTTCCTTGTCATGACCTGTAGGCAAACGTTTGAATTCAATCTGACATCCGTGCACCCGTGTAACACGTACAGTAAATTCGTTTGTACGTGAAGCGTACTACGTCAGTTTCTAGGTATCTAGTGCAGTTCGTGTGTATGTGTTGCAAACACCCCAAAAGCGCATGACAAGTCTCGTGGTTGAGTAATGTCGTCTTGTCATGTATTGCACGGCATTCTCGGCACAATGGTTACTAGTTCGTCTTGGACCGAAACCCATCCCAAGAGGCTCTCGTTTGCCAGGGAACAAGGCGAGGAAAGAAGTCAGTGGAGCAAGTAAATCATAATGGTTCACGGAGTGGGACCACTCG
This Tigriopus californicus strain San Diego chromosome 7, Tcal_SD_v2.1, whole genome shotgun sequence DNA region includes the following protein-coding sequences:
- the LOC131883513 gene encoding Krueppel-like factor 5 isoform X1, producing MVEQALISEPTHVSPDPLGSVLVPFTEYIADCVFDMSIKCLKRRWEANISASSTRLTEQSHEGSWALTPPSSVCDDSEDYESDFGHKKLIIALETMKKDSVDEPSNVMDTPPDSPSSEGDESAKSDSEGNFRSQASSGGDVVYDAPMAQDFPQESGYLRKQEIFVVTKNTDREGLFVASGAFARHAIPEPMQMEPLCLTKDTPRTILLPPSPSSSVELDYFTAAGEQNLALDPLLKQRSVILEAGQAPTNSEKGLAPKDVTQAVLSKMTKACPSPNTATTCGPNCPSVLLNGSVIAPPKAVANDRPVRATVATMMTPLVSSPRSSSPSESRDRSPSPNSNSMTFCLDNVQMVPAMIVLAPATHSNGAKSTSTLSVTAQNLPKFYKMIKPRKNEKDTRERSFVCDFPDCDKTYLKSSHLKAHYRNHTGERPYSCPVEGCDKRFARSDELSRHRRAHSGEKKFACAICGHRFVRSDHLVKHEYRHGKRIMKERPSLTTIAPNLILTTTGSSGGQTTSLPIQIAMA